In one window of Legionella fallonii LLAP-10 DNA:
- a CDS encoding SDR family NAD(P)-dependent oxidoreductase, protein MSNKIILITGCSSGIGFDTAFALQKRGHRVIASCRKMADVEKLSSMGVETLLLDVNDSASIREGFTQFLSRTSGQLDVLINNAGYGQAGALEDISRNTLRQQFETNVFGLMELTNLAIPVMRQQGQGRIINISSVLGLISMPFRGAYNASKYAVEGLSDTLRLELHAANIPVITVEPGPIESRFRDNVVDGTLQNIDMDNSFFKKQYQTMLSSYKQVKSDSIFTKKPEAVIKKLIHAIEAKKPKAKYPVTFPTYLFIFLKRILTTRLLDKLLLLASKKELS, encoded by the coding sequence ATGAGTAATAAAATTATTTTAATCACTGGCTGCTCTAGTGGCATAGGTTTTGACACTGCTTTTGCTTTGCAGAAAAGAGGGCATAGGGTTATTGCTTCTTGCCGGAAAATGGCCGATGTGGAAAAGCTATCGTCTATGGGGGTTGAAACGCTTCTTTTAGATGTAAATGACTCTGCATCAATTCGAGAGGGATTTACTCAGTTTTTAAGCAGAACATCAGGACAACTGGATGTTTTGATTAATAATGCTGGTTATGGGCAAGCAGGGGCTTTAGAGGATATTTCGAGGAATACTCTACGCCAACAATTTGAAACTAATGTGTTTGGCTTGATGGAGTTGACTAATCTGGCCATCCCTGTAATGCGCCAACAAGGGCAGGGACGCATAATTAATATTAGTTCAGTATTAGGTTTAATTAGCATGCCTTTTCGTGGGGCATACAATGCGTCGAAATATGCTGTTGAAGGATTAAGCGATACATTAAGATTAGAATTGCATGCTGCTAATATTCCTGTGATTACAGTAGAACCTGGGCCTATAGAAAGTCGATTTAGAGATAATGTAGTTGATGGAACATTACAGAATATAGACATGGACAATAGTTTTTTTAAAAAACAATATCAAACCATGCTTTCTAGCTATAAGCAGGTAAAATCGGATTCAATATTCACTAAAAAACCAGAGGCAGTAATAAAGAAATTAATCCATGCGATAGAGGCTAAAAAACCCAAAGCCAAATATCCAGTCACATTTCCAACCTACTTATTTATTTTTTTAAAGAGAATTTTAACTACAAGACTGCTTGATAAGCTGTTGTTGCTAGCGTCTAAAAAAGAGTTATCTTAA
- the dsbD gene encoding protein-disulfide reductase DsbD has product MKQSIYWFSIILLSLITTVVWSSTPGFDSSNPDTVMNFIQGNSALVYLSAFFGLGLLLAFTPCVLPMVPILSGIIVGQDSLSTLKAFKLSLSYVIGMAITYAGAGMLAGLMGSTVQTMMQRPVVIILFSIIFIIMALSMFGFFELRLPNGIANRFNRLGQANSKRTYISIGLLGVASTLVVSPCVTAPLIGVLSYIGQNGQVLMGGLILFVMALGMGVPLLIVGSGYGSILPKTGLWMMKIKHFFGLMMLGIAIWMLSRVINETVVKILWAALLVIGSISLGSLKSPKNKKGLIFQTFGVFSIVYGGIILYNLAIAVTHPVQQGSLAESQFIKVNKLGEIYYQLEQAKKEHKVVFIDFSANWCGDCRDMDTKVFNQSPIVQAMSGLVNIKVDISDKNDEVDAIKKAFAIYGTPTMLFFDTQGAHVTELDAVGFVPEASMLHLFNKAQQLS; this is encoded by the coding sequence ATGAAACAATCAATTTATTGGTTCAGCATTATATTACTATCATTAATTACTACGGTGGTTTGGTCATCAACCCCTGGTTTTGACAGCTCTAACCCAGATACGGTGATGAATTTTATTCAAGGGAATAGCGCTCTAGTGTATTTGAGTGCTTTTTTTGGTTTAGGATTATTATTGGCTTTTACTCCCTGTGTCTTACCCATGGTACCTATTTTATCGGGTATTATTGTGGGACAAGACTCTTTATCTACACTAAAGGCCTTTAAGTTATCCTTGAGTTACGTTATAGGCATGGCTATCACTTATGCAGGAGCAGGAATGCTTGCCGGATTAATGGGTAGCACTGTTCAAACTATGATGCAACGGCCGGTGGTAATTATACTATTTAGTATCATTTTTATTATTATGGCTTTGTCTATGTTTGGATTCTTTGAGTTAAGACTTCCTAATGGTATTGCAAATCGGTTTAATCGATTAGGTCAAGCCAATAGCAAACGGACTTATATTTCAATTGGCTTACTGGGAGTTGCATCAACTTTAGTCGTATCTCCCTGTGTCACCGCGCCCTTGATTGGCGTTTTAAGTTATATTGGACAAAATGGTCAGGTTTTAATGGGGGGGTTAATTTTATTTGTAATGGCCTTAGGAATGGGAGTTCCTTTACTTATTGTTGGATCTGGCTATGGCTCTATATTGCCTAAAACAGGTTTATGGATGATGAAAATCAAACACTTTTTTGGTTTGATGATGCTAGGAATAGCCATCTGGATGCTTTCAAGGGTCATTAATGAGACAGTAGTTAAAATTCTCTGGGCTGCATTATTAGTTATTGGGAGCATCAGTTTGGGAAGTTTAAAATCACCTAAAAACAAAAAAGGTCTAATCTTTCAAACCTTTGGGGTTTTCTCTATAGTTTATGGGGGTATTATTCTTTATAACTTAGCTATAGCTGTTACTCATCCGGTCCAACAAGGTAGTTTGGCAGAGAGTCAGTTTATAAAAGTAAATAAGCTCGGTGAGATTTATTACCAGTTGGAACAAGCTAAAAAAGAGCATAAAGTGGTTTTTATTGATTTTTCCGCAAACTGGTGTGGTGATTGTAGGGATATGGATACAAAAGTATTTAATCAATCTCCAATTGTACAAGCCATGTCTGGATTGGTTAATATTAAAGTGGATATTAGTGATAAAAATGATGAAGTGGATGCCATAAAAAAAGCGTTTGCAATTTATGGTACTCCAACGATGTTATTTTTTGATACTCAAGGAGCCCATGTTACTGAATTAGATGCCGTGGGATTTGTCCCTGAAGCATCTATGCTTCATTTATTTAATAAGGCACAGCAATTATCTTAA
- a CDS encoding DUF6969 family protein, whose protein sequence is MTTNSEFTLPKLTRWRQKVFLGYASQVLEAQQKMTTSNGKNILHYTLKRKHRHERMSHYPKGDRIDHSTGSQYFYHCHRENYDNHEHGHFHCFMRYKHIPKRIKPTALADWDKYIDNPMTHLVAIGMNQFGQPIRLFTVNRWVTSEILYDATHMDYFLKRYKMTLMDDPYWQVLDKWVEGMLHLFAPQISWIHQVREKRIQELQSLNPNFNPYADYDLEELSEIPIDIKKQVEWIIS, encoded by the coding sequence ATGACGACTAATTCGGAATTTACTCTCCCAAAATTGACCAGATGGCGTCAAAAAGTTTTTCTTGGGTATGCTAGTCAGGTTTTAGAAGCACAACAAAAAATGACTACCAGTAATGGTAAGAATATCCTTCATTATACTCTTAAAAGAAAGCATAGACATGAGAGAATGAGTCATTACCCTAAAGGTGATCGTATTGATCACAGTACGGGCTCACAGTATTTCTATCATTGTCATAGGGAGAATTATGACAATCATGAGCACGGTCATTTCCATTGCTTTATGAGATACAAGCATATACCCAAGCGTATTAAACCAACGGCCTTAGCTGATTGGGATAAATACATAGATAATCCCATGACTCATCTAGTGGCCATTGGAATGAACCAATTTGGGCAACCAATACGTTTATTTACTGTTAATCGTTGGGTTACGTCAGAAATTTTGTATGATGCAACTCATATGGATTATTTTCTTAAACGTTACAAAATGACTTTAATGGACGATCCTTATTGGCAAGTATTAGATAAGTGGGTTGAAGGAATGCTTCATTTATTTGCTCCTCAAATTTCATGGATCCATCAAGTACGTGAAAAACGCATACAAGAGCTTCAATCTTTAAATCCTAATTTTAATCCTTACGCTGATTATGATTTGGAAGAACTTTCAGAAATACCTATAGATATAAAAAAACAGGTTGAATGGATAATTAGTTAA